The Sebastes umbrosus isolate fSebUmb1 chromosome 19, fSebUmb1.pri, whole genome shotgun sequence genome has a segment encoding these proteins:
- the nup54 gene encoding nucleoporin p54 isoform X5 — MAFSFGGTAGNPAASTSGFSFGSFGAKPTASTAAFGFGPAATTTTASSGFGTLTAPGFGVATTTAAAPATGFSFGSTNTGSLFGNTQNKGFGFSSGLGAGTAAGTTGFGTGLGTTGLGGFGGFNIQPAQQQPGSLFGPQALQQGQAQPTQLYQQVTALSAPTLLGDERDSILAKWNQLQAYWGTGKGYYSNNNQPVDFNQENPFCRFKAVGYSCVPVSKDEDGLVVLLLNKREADVRAQQQHLVETLHKVLGSNQTLTVNVDGVKALPNDQTEVIIYVVERSPNGTSKRIPATTLFSYVEQANVKVQLTQIGVAMSVTRTELSPAQLKQLLQNAPAGVDPIIWEQAKEDNPEPEKLIPVPMVGFKELLRRLQIQEQMTKQHQTRVDIISSDISELQKNQATTVAKIAQYKRKLMDLSHRVLQVLIKQEIQRKSGYAIQVDEEHLRVQLDTIQSELNAPTQFKGRLNELMSQIRMQNHFGAVRSEERYSVDADLLREIKQHLKQQQDGLSHLISVIKDDLEDIKLIEHGLSDSGHMRGGILS; from the exons ATGGCGTTCAGTTTCGGCGGCACCGCGGGTAACCCAGCAGCAA GCACGTCCGGGTTTTCATTCGGTTCATTTGGTGCCAAACCCACAGCATCAACAGCAGCATTTGGCTTTGGCCCTgcagccaccaccaccaccgcctcATCCGGATTCGGCA CTCTTACAGCCCCTGGTTTTGGGGTGGCCACAACCACTGCTGCTGCACCAGCCACAGGATTTAGTTTTGGCTCCACCAACACTG GAAGCCTGTTTGGTAACACGCAGAACAAAGGGTTTGGGTTCTCCTCTGGGCTTGGCGCTGGAACCGCTGCTGGGACAACAGGATTTGGAACTGGATTAGGAACAACTGGCCTCGGTGGGTTTGGAGGCTTTAATATCCAGCCAGCTCAGCAGCAGCCAG GAAGCTTGTTCGGCCCGCAGGCCCTGCAACAGGGTCAGGCTCAGCCCACCCAGCTTTACCAGCAGGTCACTGCTCTGTCAGCTCCCACCTTGTTAGGAGATGAGCGTGACTCCATCTTAGCCAAGTGGAACCAGTTGCAGGCTTACTGGGGCACTGGGAAGGGCTactacagcaacaacaaccaaCCTGTTGACTTCAACCAGGAGAACCCATTCTGCAGGTTCAAG GCGGTGGGATATAGCTGCGTCCCAGTGAGTAAGGATGAGGATGGTTTGGTGGTCTTGCTCCTCAATAAAAGGGAAGCTGATGTGCgagctcagcagcagcatctggtGGAAACCCTCCACAAAGTCCTGGGAAGCAACCAGACACTCACTGTCAATGTAGATGGCGTCAAAGCCCTACCCAATGACCA GACCGAGGTGATCATTTACGTGGTGGAGCGTTCTCCTAATGGCACCTCCAAGCGGATCCCCGCCACCACGCTCTTCAGTTATGTGGAGCAGGCCAACGTCAAGGTCCAGCTCACACAGATCGGAGTGGCCATGTCCGTCACACGCACAGAGCTGTCTCCAGCACAGCTCAAACAGCTGCTGCAAAATGCACCTGCAG GAGTGGACCCCATCATTTGGGAGCAGGCTAAGGAGGACAACCCTGAACCAGAAAA ATTAATACCAGTGCCCATGGTGGGTTTTAAGGAGCTGCTTCGCCGGCTGCAGATCCAGGAGCAGATGACCAAACAGCATCAGACCAGAGTGGAT ATAATTTCCAGCGACATCAGTGAACTGCAGAAGAACCAGGCGACCACAGTGGCCAAGATTGCCCAGTACAAGAGGAAGTTGATGGATCTCTCTCACAGAGTGCTGCAG GTGCTAATCAAACAGGAGATTCAGAGAAAAAGTGGTTATGCTATCCAAGTGGATGAGGAGCACCTCAGGGTGCAGCTGGACACCATTCAGTCTGAGCTCAATGCCCCCACACAGTTCAAG GGTCGGTTGAATGAATTAATGTCCCAAATCCGGATGCAGAATCATTTCGGAGCTGTGAGATCAGAAGAGCGCTATAGTGTTGATGCAGACCTTCTCAGGGAAATCAAACAA CACTtgaaacagcagcaggacggttTAAGTCATTTGATCAGCGTTATCAAAGATGACTTGGAAGACATCAAACTCATAGAGCACGGGTTGAGTGACAGTGGACACATGAGAGGAGGCATCCTGAGCTGA
- the nup54 gene encoding nucleoporin p54 isoform X1 has translation MAFSFGGTAGNPAASTSGFSFGSFGAKPTASTAAFGFGPAATTTTASSGFGTLTAPGFGVATTTAAAPATGFSFGSTNTGFGGLGAGNTTAGAFGGFGTTTTTAAAPGSTFSFAAPANTAGSLFGNTQNKGFGFSSGLGAGTAAGTTGFGTGLGTTGLGGFGGFNIQPAQQQPGSLFGPQALQQGQAQPTQLYQQVTALSAPTLLGDERDSILAKWNQLQAYWGTGKGYYSNNNQPVDFNQENPFCRFKAVGYSCVPVSKDEDGLVVLLLNKREADVRAQQQHLVETLHKVLGSNQTLTVNVDGVKALPNDQTEVIIYVVERSPNGTSKRIPATTLFSYVEQANVKVQLTQIGVAMSVTRTELSPAQLKQLLQNAPAGVDPIIWEQAKEDNPEPEKLIPVPMVGFKELLRRLQIQEQMTKQHQTRVDIISSDISELQKNQATTVAKIAQYKRKLMDLSHRVLQVLIKQEIQRKSGYAIQVDEEHLRVQLDTIQSELNAPTQFKGRLNELMSQIRMQNHFGAVRSEERYSVDADLLREIKQHLKQQQDGLSHLISVIKDDLEDIKLIEHGLSDSGHMRGGILS, from the exons ATGGCGTTCAGTTTCGGCGGCACCGCGGGTAACCCAGCAGCAA GCACGTCCGGGTTTTCATTCGGTTCATTTGGTGCCAAACCCACAGCATCAACAGCAGCATTTGGCTTTGGCCCTgcagccaccaccaccaccgcctcATCCGGATTCGGCA CTCTTACAGCCCCTGGTTTTGGGGTGGCCACAACCACTGCTGCTGCACCAGCCACAGGATTTAGTTTTGGCTCCACCAACACTG GATTTGGGGGGCTGGGAGCTGGAAACACCACGGCTG GCGCGTTTGGTGGCTTTGGgacaactacaacaactgccGCTGCACCGGGGTCCACATTTAGCTTTGCTGCTCCCGCCAACACTGCAG GAAGCCTGTTTGGTAACACGCAGAACAAAGGGTTTGGGTTCTCCTCTGGGCTTGGCGCTGGAACCGCTGCTGGGACAACAGGATTTGGAACTGGATTAGGAACAACTGGCCTCGGTGGGTTTGGAGGCTTTAATATCCAGCCAGCTCAGCAGCAGCCAG GAAGCTTGTTCGGCCCGCAGGCCCTGCAACAGGGTCAGGCTCAGCCCACCCAGCTTTACCAGCAGGTCACTGCTCTGTCAGCTCCCACCTTGTTAGGAGATGAGCGTGACTCCATCTTAGCCAAGTGGAACCAGTTGCAGGCTTACTGGGGCACTGGGAAGGGCTactacagcaacaacaaccaaCCTGTTGACTTCAACCAGGAGAACCCATTCTGCAGGTTCAAG GCGGTGGGATATAGCTGCGTCCCAGTGAGTAAGGATGAGGATGGTTTGGTGGTCTTGCTCCTCAATAAAAGGGAAGCTGATGTGCgagctcagcagcagcatctggtGGAAACCCTCCACAAAGTCCTGGGAAGCAACCAGACACTCACTGTCAATGTAGATGGCGTCAAAGCCCTACCCAATGACCA GACCGAGGTGATCATTTACGTGGTGGAGCGTTCTCCTAATGGCACCTCCAAGCGGATCCCCGCCACCACGCTCTTCAGTTATGTGGAGCAGGCCAACGTCAAGGTCCAGCTCACACAGATCGGAGTGGCCATGTCCGTCACACGCACAGAGCTGTCTCCAGCACAGCTCAAACAGCTGCTGCAAAATGCACCTGCAG GAGTGGACCCCATCATTTGGGAGCAGGCTAAGGAGGACAACCCTGAACCAGAAAA ATTAATACCAGTGCCCATGGTGGGTTTTAAGGAGCTGCTTCGCCGGCTGCAGATCCAGGAGCAGATGACCAAACAGCATCAGACCAGAGTGGAT ATAATTTCCAGCGACATCAGTGAACTGCAGAAGAACCAGGCGACCACAGTGGCCAAGATTGCCCAGTACAAGAGGAAGTTGATGGATCTCTCTCACAGAGTGCTGCAG GTGCTAATCAAACAGGAGATTCAGAGAAAAAGTGGTTATGCTATCCAAGTGGATGAGGAGCACCTCAGGGTGCAGCTGGACACCATTCAGTCTGAGCTCAATGCCCCCACACAGTTCAAG GGTCGGTTGAATGAATTAATGTCCCAAATCCGGATGCAGAATCATTTCGGAGCTGTGAGATCAGAAGAGCGCTATAGTGTTGATGCAGACCTTCTCAGGGAAATCAAACAA CACTtgaaacagcagcaggacggttTAAGTCATTTGATCAGCGTTATCAAAGATGACTTGGAAGACATCAAACTCATAGAGCACGGGTTGAGTGACAGTGGACACATGAGAGGAGGCATCCTGAGCTGA
- the nup54 gene encoding nucleoporin p54 isoform X2, with amino-acid sequence MAFSFGGTAGNPAASTSGFSFGSFGAKPTASTAAFGFGPAATTTTASSGFGTLTAPGFGVATTTAAAPATGFSFGSTNTGAFGGFGTTTTTAAAPGSTFSFAAPANTAGSLFGNTQNKGFGFSSGLGAGTAAGTTGFGTGLGTTGLGGFGGFNIQPAQQQPGSLFGPQALQQGQAQPTQLYQQVTALSAPTLLGDERDSILAKWNQLQAYWGTGKGYYSNNNQPVDFNQENPFCRFKAVGYSCVPVSKDEDGLVVLLLNKREADVRAQQQHLVETLHKVLGSNQTLTVNVDGVKALPNDQTEVIIYVVERSPNGTSKRIPATTLFSYVEQANVKVQLTQIGVAMSVTRTELSPAQLKQLLQNAPAGVDPIIWEQAKEDNPEPEKLIPVPMVGFKELLRRLQIQEQMTKQHQTRVDIISSDISELQKNQATTVAKIAQYKRKLMDLSHRVLQVLIKQEIQRKSGYAIQVDEEHLRVQLDTIQSELNAPTQFKGRLNELMSQIRMQNHFGAVRSEERYSVDADLLREIKQHLKQQQDGLSHLISVIKDDLEDIKLIEHGLSDSGHMRGGILS; translated from the exons ATGGCGTTCAGTTTCGGCGGCACCGCGGGTAACCCAGCAGCAA GCACGTCCGGGTTTTCATTCGGTTCATTTGGTGCCAAACCCACAGCATCAACAGCAGCATTTGGCTTTGGCCCTgcagccaccaccaccaccgcctcATCCGGATTCGGCA CTCTTACAGCCCCTGGTTTTGGGGTGGCCACAACCACTGCTGCTGCACCAGCCACAGGATTTAGTTTTGGCTCCACCAACACTG GCGCGTTTGGTGGCTTTGGgacaactacaacaactgccGCTGCACCGGGGTCCACATTTAGCTTTGCTGCTCCCGCCAACACTGCAG GAAGCCTGTTTGGTAACACGCAGAACAAAGGGTTTGGGTTCTCCTCTGGGCTTGGCGCTGGAACCGCTGCTGGGACAACAGGATTTGGAACTGGATTAGGAACAACTGGCCTCGGTGGGTTTGGAGGCTTTAATATCCAGCCAGCTCAGCAGCAGCCAG GAAGCTTGTTCGGCCCGCAGGCCCTGCAACAGGGTCAGGCTCAGCCCACCCAGCTTTACCAGCAGGTCACTGCTCTGTCAGCTCCCACCTTGTTAGGAGATGAGCGTGACTCCATCTTAGCCAAGTGGAACCAGTTGCAGGCTTACTGGGGCACTGGGAAGGGCTactacagcaacaacaaccaaCCTGTTGACTTCAACCAGGAGAACCCATTCTGCAGGTTCAAG GCGGTGGGATATAGCTGCGTCCCAGTGAGTAAGGATGAGGATGGTTTGGTGGTCTTGCTCCTCAATAAAAGGGAAGCTGATGTGCgagctcagcagcagcatctggtGGAAACCCTCCACAAAGTCCTGGGAAGCAACCAGACACTCACTGTCAATGTAGATGGCGTCAAAGCCCTACCCAATGACCA GACCGAGGTGATCATTTACGTGGTGGAGCGTTCTCCTAATGGCACCTCCAAGCGGATCCCCGCCACCACGCTCTTCAGTTATGTGGAGCAGGCCAACGTCAAGGTCCAGCTCACACAGATCGGAGTGGCCATGTCCGTCACACGCACAGAGCTGTCTCCAGCACAGCTCAAACAGCTGCTGCAAAATGCACCTGCAG GAGTGGACCCCATCATTTGGGAGCAGGCTAAGGAGGACAACCCTGAACCAGAAAA ATTAATACCAGTGCCCATGGTGGGTTTTAAGGAGCTGCTTCGCCGGCTGCAGATCCAGGAGCAGATGACCAAACAGCATCAGACCAGAGTGGAT ATAATTTCCAGCGACATCAGTGAACTGCAGAAGAACCAGGCGACCACAGTGGCCAAGATTGCCCAGTACAAGAGGAAGTTGATGGATCTCTCTCACAGAGTGCTGCAG GTGCTAATCAAACAGGAGATTCAGAGAAAAAGTGGTTATGCTATCCAAGTGGATGAGGAGCACCTCAGGGTGCAGCTGGACACCATTCAGTCTGAGCTCAATGCCCCCACACAGTTCAAG GGTCGGTTGAATGAATTAATGTCCCAAATCCGGATGCAGAATCATTTCGGAGCTGTGAGATCAGAAGAGCGCTATAGTGTTGATGCAGACCTTCTCAGGGAAATCAAACAA CACTtgaaacagcagcaggacggttTAAGTCATTTGATCAGCGTTATCAAAGATGACTTGGAAGACATCAAACTCATAGAGCACGGGTTGAGTGACAGTGGACACATGAGAGGAGGCATCCTGAGCTGA
- the nup54 gene encoding nucleoporin p54 isoform X7, whose translation MAFSFGGTAGNPAATLTAPGFGVATTTAAAPATGFSFGSTNTGSLFGNTQNKGFGFSSGLGAGTAAGTTGFGTGLGTTGLGGFGGFNIQPAQQQPGSLFGPQALQQGQAQPTQLYQQVTALSAPTLLGDERDSILAKWNQLQAYWGTGKGYYSNNNQPVDFNQENPFCRFKAVGYSCVPVSKDEDGLVVLLLNKREADVRAQQQHLVETLHKVLGSNQTLTVNVDGVKALPNDQTEVIIYVVERSPNGTSKRIPATTLFSYVEQANVKVQLTQIGVAMSVTRTELSPAQLKQLLQNAPAGVDPIIWEQAKEDNPEPEKLIPVPMVGFKELLRRLQIQEQMTKQHQTRVDIISSDISELQKNQATTVAKIAQYKRKLMDLSHRVLQVLIKQEIQRKSGYAIQVDEEHLRVQLDTIQSELNAPTQFKGRLNELMSQIRMQNHFGAVRSEERYSVDADLLREIKQHLKQQQDGLSHLISVIKDDLEDIKLIEHGLSDSGHMRGGILS comes from the exons ATGGCGTTCAGTTTCGGCGGCACCGCGGGTAACCCAGCAGCAA CTCTTACAGCCCCTGGTTTTGGGGTGGCCACAACCACTGCTGCTGCACCAGCCACAGGATTTAGTTTTGGCTCCACCAACACTG GAAGCCTGTTTGGTAACACGCAGAACAAAGGGTTTGGGTTCTCCTCTGGGCTTGGCGCTGGAACCGCTGCTGGGACAACAGGATTTGGAACTGGATTAGGAACAACTGGCCTCGGTGGGTTTGGAGGCTTTAATATCCAGCCAGCTCAGCAGCAGCCAG GAAGCTTGTTCGGCCCGCAGGCCCTGCAACAGGGTCAGGCTCAGCCCACCCAGCTTTACCAGCAGGTCACTGCTCTGTCAGCTCCCACCTTGTTAGGAGATGAGCGTGACTCCATCTTAGCCAAGTGGAACCAGTTGCAGGCTTACTGGGGCACTGGGAAGGGCTactacagcaacaacaaccaaCCTGTTGACTTCAACCAGGAGAACCCATTCTGCAGGTTCAAG GCGGTGGGATATAGCTGCGTCCCAGTGAGTAAGGATGAGGATGGTTTGGTGGTCTTGCTCCTCAATAAAAGGGAAGCTGATGTGCgagctcagcagcagcatctggtGGAAACCCTCCACAAAGTCCTGGGAAGCAACCAGACACTCACTGTCAATGTAGATGGCGTCAAAGCCCTACCCAATGACCA GACCGAGGTGATCATTTACGTGGTGGAGCGTTCTCCTAATGGCACCTCCAAGCGGATCCCCGCCACCACGCTCTTCAGTTATGTGGAGCAGGCCAACGTCAAGGTCCAGCTCACACAGATCGGAGTGGCCATGTCCGTCACACGCACAGAGCTGTCTCCAGCACAGCTCAAACAGCTGCTGCAAAATGCACCTGCAG GAGTGGACCCCATCATTTGGGAGCAGGCTAAGGAGGACAACCCTGAACCAGAAAA ATTAATACCAGTGCCCATGGTGGGTTTTAAGGAGCTGCTTCGCCGGCTGCAGATCCAGGAGCAGATGACCAAACAGCATCAGACCAGAGTGGAT ATAATTTCCAGCGACATCAGTGAACTGCAGAAGAACCAGGCGACCACAGTGGCCAAGATTGCCCAGTACAAGAGGAAGTTGATGGATCTCTCTCACAGAGTGCTGCAG GTGCTAATCAAACAGGAGATTCAGAGAAAAAGTGGTTATGCTATCCAAGTGGATGAGGAGCACCTCAGGGTGCAGCTGGACACCATTCAGTCTGAGCTCAATGCCCCCACACAGTTCAAG GGTCGGTTGAATGAATTAATGTCCCAAATCCGGATGCAGAATCATTTCGGAGCTGTGAGATCAGAAGAGCGCTATAGTGTTGATGCAGACCTTCTCAGGGAAATCAAACAA CACTtgaaacagcagcaggacggttTAAGTCATTTGATCAGCGTTATCAAAGATGACTTGGAAGACATCAAACTCATAGAGCACGGGTTGAGTGACAGTGGACACATGAGAGGAGGCATCCTGAGCTGA
- the nup54 gene encoding nucleoporin p54 isoform X4, protein MAFSFGGTAGNPAATLTAPGFGVATTTAAAPATGFSFGSTNTGFGGLGAGNTTAGAFGGFGTTTTTAAAPGSTFSFAAPANTAGSLFGNTQNKGFGFSSGLGAGTAAGTTGFGTGLGTTGLGGFGGFNIQPAQQQPGSLFGPQALQQGQAQPTQLYQQVTALSAPTLLGDERDSILAKWNQLQAYWGTGKGYYSNNNQPVDFNQENPFCRFKAVGYSCVPVSKDEDGLVVLLLNKREADVRAQQQHLVETLHKVLGSNQTLTVNVDGVKALPNDQTEVIIYVVERSPNGTSKRIPATTLFSYVEQANVKVQLTQIGVAMSVTRTELSPAQLKQLLQNAPAGVDPIIWEQAKEDNPEPEKLIPVPMVGFKELLRRLQIQEQMTKQHQTRVDIISSDISELQKNQATTVAKIAQYKRKLMDLSHRVLQVLIKQEIQRKSGYAIQVDEEHLRVQLDTIQSELNAPTQFKGRLNELMSQIRMQNHFGAVRSEERYSVDADLLREIKQHLKQQQDGLSHLISVIKDDLEDIKLIEHGLSDSGHMRGGILS, encoded by the exons ATGGCGTTCAGTTTCGGCGGCACCGCGGGTAACCCAGCAGCAA CTCTTACAGCCCCTGGTTTTGGGGTGGCCACAACCACTGCTGCTGCACCAGCCACAGGATTTAGTTTTGGCTCCACCAACACTG GATTTGGGGGGCTGGGAGCTGGAAACACCACGGCTG GCGCGTTTGGTGGCTTTGGgacaactacaacaactgccGCTGCACCGGGGTCCACATTTAGCTTTGCTGCTCCCGCCAACACTGCAG GAAGCCTGTTTGGTAACACGCAGAACAAAGGGTTTGGGTTCTCCTCTGGGCTTGGCGCTGGAACCGCTGCTGGGACAACAGGATTTGGAACTGGATTAGGAACAACTGGCCTCGGTGGGTTTGGAGGCTTTAATATCCAGCCAGCTCAGCAGCAGCCAG GAAGCTTGTTCGGCCCGCAGGCCCTGCAACAGGGTCAGGCTCAGCCCACCCAGCTTTACCAGCAGGTCACTGCTCTGTCAGCTCCCACCTTGTTAGGAGATGAGCGTGACTCCATCTTAGCCAAGTGGAACCAGTTGCAGGCTTACTGGGGCACTGGGAAGGGCTactacagcaacaacaaccaaCCTGTTGACTTCAACCAGGAGAACCCATTCTGCAGGTTCAAG GCGGTGGGATATAGCTGCGTCCCAGTGAGTAAGGATGAGGATGGTTTGGTGGTCTTGCTCCTCAATAAAAGGGAAGCTGATGTGCgagctcagcagcagcatctggtGGAAACCCTCCACAAAGTCCTGGGAAGCAACCAGACACTCACTGTCAATGTAGATGGCGTCAAAGCCCTACCCAATGACCA GACCGAGGTGATCATTTACGTGGTGGAGCGTTCTCCTAATGGCACCTCCAAGCGGATCCCCGCCACCACGCTCTTCAGTTATGTGGAGCAGGCCAACGTCAAGGTCCAGCTCACACAGATCGGAGTGGCCATGTCCGTCACACGCACAGAGCTGTCTCCAGCACAGCTCAAACAGCTGCTGCAAAATGCACCTGCAG GAGTGGACCCCATCATTTGGGAGCAGGCTAAGGAGGACAACCCTGAACCAGAAAA ATTAATACCAGTGCCCATGGTGGGTTTTAAGGAGCTGCTTCGCCGGCTGCAGATCCAGGAGCAGATGACCAAACAGCATCAGACCAGAGTGGAT ATAATTTCCAGCGACATCAGTGAACTGCAGAAGAACCAGGCGACCACAGTGGCCAAGATTGCCCAGTACAAGAGGAAGTTGATGGATCTCTCTCACAGAGTGCTGCAG GTGCTAATCAAACAGGAGATTCAGAGAAAAAGTGGTTATGCTATCCAAGTGGATGAGGAGCACCTCAGGGTGCAGCTGGACACCATTCAGTCTGAGCTCAATGCCCCCACACAGTTCAAG GGTCGGTTGAATGAATTAATGTCCCAAATCCGGATGCAGAATCATTTCGGAGCTGTGAGATCAGAAGAGCGCTATAGTGTTGATGCAGACCTTCTCAGGGAAATCAAACAA CACTtgaaacagcagcaggacggttTAAGTCATTTGATCAGCGTTATCAAAGATGACTTGGAAGACATCAAACTCATAGAGCACGGGTTGAGTGACAGTGGACACATGAGAGGAGGCATCCTGAGCTGA
- the nup54 gene encoding nucleoporin p54 isoform X6 produces the protein MAFSFGGTAGNPAATLTAPGFGVATTTAAAPATGFSFGSTNTGAFGGFGTTTTTAAAPGSTFSFAAPANTAGSLFGNTQNKGFGFSSGLGAGTAAGTTGFGTGLGTTGLGGFGGFNIQPAQQQPGSLFGPQALQQGQAQPTQLYQQVTALSAPTLLGDERDSILAKWNQLQAYWGTGKGYYSNNNQPVDFNQENPFCRFKAVGYSCVPVSKDEDGLVVLLLNKREADVRAQQQHLVETLHKVLGSNQTLTVNVDGVKALPNDQTEVIIYVVERSPNGTSKRIPATTLFSYVEQANVKVQLTQIGVAMSVTRTELSPAQLKQLLQNAPAGVDPIIWEQAKEDNPEPEKLIPVPMVGFKELLRRLQIQEQMTKQHQTRVDIISSDISELQKNQATTVAKIAQYKRKLMDLSHRVLQVLIKQEIQRKSGYAIQVDEEHLRVQLDTIQSELNAPTQFKGRLNELMSQIRMQNHFGAVRSEERYSVDADLLREIKQHLKQQQDGLSHLISVIKDDLEDIKLIEHGLSDSGHMRGGILS, from the exons ATGGCGTTCAGTTTCGGCGGCACCGCGGGTAACCCAGCAGCAA CTCTTACAGCCCCTGGTTTTGGGGTGGCCACAACCACTGCTGCTGCACCAGCCACAGGATTTAGTTTTGGCTCCACCAACACTG GCGCGTTTGGTGGCTTTGGgacaactacaacaactgccGCTGCACCGGGGTCCACATTTAGCTTTGCTGCTCCCGCCAACACTGCAG GAAGCCTGTTTGGTAACACGCAGAACAAAGGGTTTGGGTTCTCCTCTGGGCTTGGCGCTGGAACCGCTGCTGGGACAACAGGATTTGGAACTGGATTAGGAACAACTGGCCTCGGTGGGTTTGGAGGCTTTAATATCCAGCCAGCTCAGCAGCAGCCAG GAAGCTTGTTCGGCCCGCAGGCCCTGCAACAGGGTCAGGCTCAGCCCACCCAGCTTTACCAGCAGGTCACTGCTCTGTCAGCTCCCACCTTGTTAGGAGATGAGCGTGACTCCATCTTAGCCAAGTGGAACCAGTTGCAGGCTTACTGGGGCACTGGGAAGGGCTactacagcaacaacaaccaaCCTGTTGACTTCAACCAGGAGAACCCATTCTGCAGGTTCAAG GCGGTGGGATATAGCTGCGTCCCAGTGAGTAAGGATGAGGATGGTTTGGTGGTCTTGCTCCTCAATAAAAGGGAAGCTGATGTGCgagctcagcagcagcatctggtGGAAACCCTCCACAAAGTCCTGGGAAGCAACCAGACACTCACTGTCAATGTAGATGGCGTCAAAGCCCTACCCAATGACCA GACCGAGGTGATCATTTACGTGGTGGAGCGTTCTCCTAATGGCACCTCCAAGCGGATCCCCGCCACCACGCTCTTCAGTTATGTGGAGCAGGCCAACGTCAAGGTCCAGCTCACACAGATCGGAGTGGCCATGTCCGTCACACGCACAGAGCTGTCTCCAGCACAGCTCAAACAGCTGCTGCAAAATGCACCTGCAG GAGTGGACCCCATCATTTGGGAGCAGGCTAAGGAGGACAACCCTGAACCAGAAAA ATTAATACCAGTGCCCATGGTGGGTTTTAAGGAGCTGCTTCGCCGGCTGCAGATCCAGGAGCAGATGACCAAACAGCATCAGACCAGAGTGGAT ATAATTTCCAGCGACATCAGTGAACTGCAGAAGAACCAGGCGACCACAGTGGCCAAGATTGCCCAGTACAAGAGGAAGTTGATGGATCTCTCTCACAGAGTGCTGCAG GTGCTAATCAAACAGGAGATTCAGAGAAAAAGTGGTTATGCTATCCAAGTGGATGAGGAGCACCTCAGGGTGCAGCTGGACACCATTCAGTCTGAGCTCAATGCCCCCACACAGTTCAAG GGTCGGTTGAATGAATTAATGTCCCAAATCCGGATGCAGAATCATTTCGGAGCTGTGAGATCAGAAGAGCGCTATAGTGTTGATGCAGACCTTCTCAGGGAAATCAAACAA CACTtgaaacagcagcaggacggttTAAGTCATTTGATCAGCGTTATCAAAGATGACTTGGAAGACATCAAACTCATAGAGCACGGGTTGAGTGACAGTGGACACATGAGAGGAGGCATCCTGAGCTGA